The genomic stretch TCTGTCAACGTACGGGAGCGGAAGGACGAGTAAATTCGGCCCAAACTCCCCACTGCTGTACCTGTGGAGAAATTCGCCATGTGTAATAGTAGGAAGGAACCAGAACGTATGGTCCGAGTGTAACCTGGAAAATATCAAGGAAGATGTGAAGATAGTACGCAGGTTCacaggaggaggagcagtGTACCAAGTAGGTTGAAAAGAagacaaatgtgtaaatccAGGACCTGGGAAACACGTGCTTCACCTTCATATCAGATTCGAAAAACTACAACTTCCAAAATAACTCGGAACTAATATGCGCAGCAGTATCGAAGCTAATAGGtaaaggaaaagaagatatGAAGACGAGTAGGACAAAAATGTGAGCCGACGGGAAGAAACGACCTATGTGTGAACGGCCTGAAGGTTAGTGAAAAGGATTGACGACAGACGCAGTTCTCAGGAGCAGCATTCAAAGTGTTGCCAAACGCAGCACTGCATCACGGTAAAGTCGAGGCCCAGAATGAATGAGCGTAGGAACTCTGCTGATCAACATCAACAAGGGGTCGCTGGAAAAGTACCTGACACCCGAAAAGTCGAAACTGGCAGTAGGTgctgaaaataaacaaatttcaCAGAAACATAACGTGAAAAGCGTAGAGGCAAGAGTGACGAACCTGGCCCAGTTCAAGCCGGACGTGACTCACAGCGAGGTAGAGTGACTGGTGACTAATGAATACCAGGTGTGGAACGCTATCGTGCAGGAAGCAATGGACTTTTACGGAGTTAAAGAGAAGGAGGTAGGATCAGGGACGCGAAAGGCTTCTTTAGGTGTACGAAGTAGACTACAGCTCAGAGTTTTGCAAAGAAAGCTCATTCAAGGACTGCTACGACAAGTTGACAGTAAGTGCATGGGCAGTAAAATAAACGGCAGGACAAACAGTGGATCTTCGGAAAGAGGCTTATGGACCCGAAAACGTACAAAAACAGGTTCGACTTCGGAAGCGTGGAGTTCTGCCTGGACGTGAAGGAGGACACGGTGGAAAACGTGTACATCTACTCGGACATGCTGAACGCAGACCTGATCGACTACATGAACGGAAAATTCAACGAAGGACCGTTTAAAATGAATGCAGAAGAGTTCAAAAAAAAATTCGAGGAGTGCGGTAAGTACGCTTAGGAAATGAAAAGTGCAGAGTGCCCGAACGGGGGAGAAGCAATCGagcaaataaaaagttGGTTGCTGAACCAGCTGAGTAACAAAGAGTAGATAGTAATGTAGTATGTGAGCGATAAgtgataaattaaaatttacaagaGAAGCTACGAGAAGTAGTCGGTGGAGTCAATAATCTCAATCTTCTTGCCGACGAAGCTCCGAGTGGAGGCGCGGAGCGACTCCAATTGGTCGTTGAACCGGTGAGGAACCCAGAAGATGGTAGGCTGCGTGGAGGTGGCAATGAAGTTTTTCATGTTTTCATAGTGGTCCTTCAACTTTATGCGCTAAAAAGAGGTTATATCAAATAAGTAGATAGAAATAAGTAGTAGGCAACAAGTAACCAAAAATTGGTAAACagatataagtaaataCCATTAGCTGAGTTTGCTTCTCAGATAAGTTGAGCTCTAGGGCCTCCAGCTTTTGCTTACTGGTGTTGTATTGTTCCTAAATAGACGTGAAAATAGAAAGGTGTGAGTGCGTACCTCTATGTCCTTGGCAAGGATGGAAGATTGCTTTTTCTGGCGTTCTTCCAGCTTGTTGTCGATAAGTTTATCCTTTTCCAAGTGTTTAACGGCCTGAAAAGGGTTAAAGAGAGCAAACCTACACTTTCGTCGTCCTTCTCCTTGACGAGAGCGTCCTTGGCCTTCTGCAAATAGCCGAAAAGGCCAACCTTCATGAGTCGCTTGTGCCTGTGAACAGTTTCGGTGTCCTCCTCCACTCTAGGACGCTTTTCAGGCTCATAATCCTTGAAGTCCTCAGAATCCTAAAGCGATGGTAAAAAATCcttttaaactaaaaagTACCTTAGGTTTTCTCCTTGATTCGATGGAAGATTGATTTAAAACCTTGGAAGATAGCAGAACATTGGAATCGCCCTCTGTAGAAACAATGTGAGATAAAATAAGCTAACCATTGAAGTTGCTCATCTGATTACTTAATCGCTTCAGCAGTAGGTTCAATGATTTCCGTTCCTGGACCAACGAACGGATTTCATTTTGTAAAGTCACATGATCagtcattaaaattaaaaaatgaataaatatgaaaaaaaaatgtaaagaTTAGAGGTGGGGAGTTAGCTAAAGAGTTTTCAGAATCTGCCAGTCAAACTCGGAAAATGATTGGAAATTTAGTTCATTTTCGTCATCCGACGTGCAAATGGTGATAGTGTGTTCAGGTTTTGCTTCCATTGTTTCCCAGTTAGGGGACTTCTGAGGGTGGTGCCAGCTGAAATCCTTTATGGAATCCTGGGATTCTAGAAAATCTCCGCTTAAATCAGACATCTGAGAAAAGATTAGTGTGAATTAAACCACTGTGATACCTTCAAATGGTCTTCGAACCCCTCGTAAGTGAGATGATTGGTGGAAAATGAAAGATTCTTCGACCTAAGGAATAATTAAGCtgatttttacaaaaaaagGTTAAGATCATAAATGAACTTAAAACCTACATCTCAATAATTGGAGGTGTGAcagtatttgtaaaaaatttaacGTTTTTGGAGTTGGAAACCCTCAACTGCCTTGAACAAGTTATGATCACGGAGTCGGAAACGTTATCCAGCATAACGGAACTGTTTGCGATACTGAGCCTGAAAAATGTGAAAAAACGAAAATCTTACCAAATAATGCAGTTTTTTACGTTGTATATGAATGATGAGTCGGCAACATTGATCAATATAATGTCGGAATTTTGCTACACACAAGTATGTGCACACCTAAAACTTACGGCGTTTTCTATGTTCACGTATCCCAGCTTCCCagagtttaaaaaacgAAAGATCCTgcaagtttaaaatgaaagCAAAGCACAAACCTTTTAtcgtttatgttttttatgatGCAATTTTCATCATAAACAAGTTCAGGGCGTCCCAGAGGTGAATGAGTAGGCTCCTGAGGTTCATCAGCCTTGGGTTCAGAAAATTTAACCGGCTTGCCTCTCAAGGACTTGAATGAGAACTTGTTTGTGTTTGAGTTCCGttgatttttatcatttaaaatggttaaaGCGGCGTTTAGGGTCTGTATACGtgttatgtgtaaataaaagtaccTTATACATGGAAGGGTTAGGCTGACCAGGGTAACTGGAAGAAAATAATTCCTTAATTAAGTTTTCGGATTTGAATATTAAATCGCGTATTTCAGAATCGGATTCAGCAGTTTTTGACTTAACCAACAATGACTGGGCATAGTCTAAATTTTCACAGCCTTCCAGATCATAATCCATAattaaagataaatagaAAACTATAGTagagataaaaaatgattaaaaaataattttataaatttgattaaaaGAGCGCAAGACGATGTCGATCAAAGAACAAAGTAACTATAAGAATAGAccataatttaaaaacacagacaaatttacattaatttaaataatttcattttattaataaatagtaaatgtgtgataaattatttacaataaaataaaaatagcaCCACGGCGTATgtacttaaaatttattttgaacATAAGAAGTTAATCGGTTGTAAATGTAGAATATCAGTAAAAGGGAACAATGTGTTCCTCAATTAAAGGCtcttatatatacatatttgcTGTACTCCTCCTTTCTAGtacaacaaaaatataCGGGATAAGCGTGACCCTCACGCCCAAGGAAACACGCTGTTTCGTTTCAAACGCTGCAGTAGGAGATAAAATTATCGGGTATGCGCAGATAAGTAAAGaaaaatgacaaatatTGTAGTTCCGTAGGCCTAGTTCCAGCAGATGCCGTCGTGCAAATAAACCTATTCAAAGTCGAAAACAATCTAGTAACGGCGAGGCTGGATAGACCAGTAAAGGGTTTGGACTTcgcaaatataaattacgACGTGAGTGGAAAGTGGAAGCTaaaagaaattaaaatattcaggTCGCCGAAAACGGTTTCTACTCACTCTGCCTGTCAAATGAGCACTCAGACCTGGTCACATTCGTAGTATCGTTCAGAGTAGAGACCGTGACGAACAAGGGAATGTCATCGCTATCGACAGTGGAGGATATGAAGGGAGTAATAACATACGCGGACCGCCTGTTGACAACGGTAAGTTTTATCGAGTAACGACAACCATAGACGAGAGAGATCATGGAGAGAATGGAAGCGTACAGCACGAGGGAGTACCTGCTGTCGAAAGTCATCAACAGGATGAACTCTAGAATAGTTACCTGGTCGCTGATCCAGatggtagtagtaataggATTGTGCTGCTACCAAATATATCACATAAGCTCCTTCTTCGAAGTAAAGAGTTTTGTATAATTCAACTAAAAACTCaaaagtaatttttatacacgaaacatacacatacacaagTACAGCAATATTATGTGTACACAGACGTGAGAGTAAGACGTAAGCACATACACAAACGGGAGTAATGGTGATACATTAAAAGTCCTCATCGAACTTGATCTCAGTAGTAGTGACGACCTCGTTCTGAATGGGCTTGCTCTGCTGCTGTTTCTGGATGCTCAAATCGACCCTCGGGGGACTAAGCCAGTCAACGTCGTAGTCAGGATTAAAGAGAGGTTTGTACCCAGAAACTGATAAAACGTTATTCGCAGAATGCTCAATGTAGGCCTGGAGATGGTCTGAAGTATGATTAGTCAGCCGTATAAACAAATGGTTAAGAAGTAAGAGATAGGGTAAGTAAatgaaaaagtaaaataagtatatagAAAAAAGAGCATTTGggaaaaaaaagaataaatggcgaaaatgataaaaggaaaaagTAAGGGGAAACAAACCTTTACTGAGGTCCATAAAATCTAGGGGAAGAGCATTGCAACAAAATTCAAATTCTAGTCGAGTGGCCTCCCTAACGAGGTCGAAAACCTCGGACTCAAGCATCTTGTACTCGAGAAGAAGGAACACGCAGTGAGCGAACCTGACATGAATGTGTCGGTCAGTTTTCATAGCATCGAGAGCAGATGTGTGAGTGGGAACATGTCTATCTTTGACAAGAAAGTCTCTGAGAACAGAGAAGGAACAGCTGAACAGAAGCTTGGAAATGACGCAAAGCAGAATGCGCCTGAAAAAACTCCTCGACCCCTTGCAAAGAGTCTGAAGCCAGGAGATCTTATCAGAGCCCTAAAGTAAGATGAGTCGACGCGCACGTACGGAAAGCATATCCAAGCCGCGTCCCAAATTTTGGAACATAGAGCCGACAGTTTCACTGTGAATGTTCTCGTCAGTAAGCTGAAACCCGTAGAAGGCCCTGGCCTCAGCAGCCTGAACGTCACTCAAAAGATCCAAAGTGATATCGGCAGGACGACAAAAGAAGCTATTATCCCTAAAAAGtgtctgtaaaataaaaaaaaaagTACAGCATCACGTGATACGATAAAAGCCTGTTTAAGCAATCTAAAAGGGGCGCAGTCAAAGAATCCAAGGAACTCTTGTCctcagaaaaaataaaatccTCGGCAGCCCAAAAGTTGTTTTCAACTTCTTTATACATAGCCTAAAAAGAATTAAAGTAAAGAAAGAATAAAAGTACCCAGAAGGTGTCGTACTCGACAGGAAACATAACCTACACAtgtcaaattaaaaaataaaaacaaattaccCATCGGTTTTTATTCTCTTTTAACAAGGATTCGCGGTCTTGAACAGCCTCAAGGCCGGAGTTAGGTAAAAAGCTATAAGTCCTCACAGCGGACATATGgagaaaaattaaacacaaactGAAAGAATTAACagaatttaaaagaatatcgattatatattgtataacCGATTTCTAGGGCAAAatgttttacaaaataacaaataaagcAAATGTGAAATCAAAATAGGGCGACATAAATGTTGGACGCGGAAGTGTAGTTGCcaacaataaatttaattctaAACACTGGTTTCAggtgttatttttaaaccttaaatattttatgattGGATCCTCTAGATAGCAATAATATTTCACAAATGTGTTTGAGCCCATTTgaacaaattttaaattgtacCGACATTCTTTAATTCGAGAATGAAGTGGCCCATTTGTGTATCCTAAAATCACAGTGTTAACGGTAATTATTAACGTTTTTGATTTGACCGAAGAATCCGAAATCGTCAGATTCTACAGCTGAGATTCTAACTGATAACTATTTTAgctgttattttaaagggTAAAGCGTACGATTACTGTGAAATGTAtgataacataaatatattctaaATGTAGTTTAAGTTTACGAAGTAACACAggatttataaaaatgtgtaattacACGACgtttttaacatatattttaaataaaaacgaaTCTGTGGATTTGATAGAACACAGAAGAGGGCTGGAAAAAAACCATAAAACACTTGAAATGGGCCTAAAAACACTCTCGTACCTGTTGTGTGTTAAATCGGAAGAAGAGCCCCCGGAGAGAAATCACGCTTACCAAATCTGTGAGTATTTTAACGGAGACCCGCCTCAAAGGATAGTAAATCTGCTGAGTGGCctggaagaaaagaaagtGGAAGAGGTGGTACTGGAGGTGGCAAAGTTGCTGGAGGCGAACGCAGGAGTGGGACTGCAGCCAATACTGTCGAAGCTGCACTTTGAAGTGAATCCCAAGGAGTTCTACTCGAGAACAGTGGTGCTGCTGTTGAATTTGACAGTAGCAGCACACAGAAGGTTCAGAAACTCGTTTGGATCGGAGGAAAACCTGAGGTTCACGGAGGAGGACAGAAGAAGTTTCGAAAGCGTGCAGGAATGGAAGGAGGAAGTGTTTGGAAATAACGTGACATTTACACTGTGTAAGCTGACGCTAGcaatgtgtgtgtttggAACAGATGAAGCGGGACTCTTTGAGAGCTACAATGACCTGCCGGGAGGGTTGCTGAGCCTGTTCCCGAATGACCTGTGGATATACGTGCTGGGATCGTACCCGGTGCTGTGCTTCGACAGCACGTACCTGCTCTCAATAAAGGCACGAGGAAAGTACGTGACAGTGATATCGGACCAGTGTTACGAGCTGATACAGAATCTGGTGGCGTGCCAGAACTTTAACATATACCTGTACGACCAAATGGAAAATTTCGGCACCGACGTGGACCACACAGTTAACGTGCTGGTGATGAGTAACTGGATAGACTACCTGTACAAGTACGCGCAGAGTAAAGTGGCAATGTGCAACAACAAGGACAGGACGCAGTGCAAGATAGTGAGGAGCTGGCTGTCTAAGCTGCTGAGTAACAAGCTGGTGCTGACGATGATCGAAGCAGTGTTCAAATACAACAGCAACATGTGCATCAACACGCTGGTGAAGCTGGCGGAAGTTAACGATAGCATAGTGTTCCTGCAGCATATGCTCTTCAAGAGGGAAATGAGGGATAACGTGAGGCTGGGGATCCTGAGCAGGCTGAACCTGAGTATAATAGCGAAGGACGCACTGAGCACGGCGAGCATAATGAACTACCTGATCAGAGGACTAAAGACGGCAGAAAAGGGAGACTACTACAGAATATGGAAAaggtacctgaaggacTACGCTAACGTGGAGCACAACAGAGGAGTGGTGGACGGGTTGCTGGAGCAAATGATGGACTACCTGGTTAACGAAAAGTACGAGCACCTGGAGTTCCCGCCGGAAGTGTTCAGGTCGGACGTGAGGAGAGTAGAtgtgaaggagaagaagttCATGGAGGAGAGAatggaggcgctgaagctgagAAACATGCTGAGGAGGCTGGTGGAGGTGCTAGGCTTCGAAAAACACAGAAGTAAGCTGGTGAGGAGCATAGAGGAGGGGTACGAAACGGCGAAGAAGAGTAAGCACAGCAACGAGGACCTGGCGAAAATAGAGTTCGCAATGTACCTGATCTACGCACTTAAGATGGAGGCGAAGTACGGGAACATATACGAGATGAGCGTTAACAACGGATACATGCTCTTCTACAAGTACCTGAGAGCAATAGAAGGGTACGTGGGAAGTGAGAGTGAGAGTGAGAGTTGGATGAAtgaggaaggagaagtaGCAACCCCGGACCTGGAAGAGGAGTACCACAGTTACCTGGTGTACTACTACACAAACAGAATAATAGAGCAGAATAACAAGGAAGTCATATTCTTCCTTAACAATTTCGTGTCAGCGAAAGAAGGGGGAGAAGGGCCGAGGCGATACAGAAACGCGAAGACAGTGACGCACGCATTGGAGTCGCTGGCATCGAAGTACGTGGACAGGCTGGTGCAAAACGTGCTGGACCAGTTCCAAGACTCGGCAGGAAACAACTCGAGCACGCTGAGACTGTACCTGAAGCAGGCGTCGCTGTACGTGAGAGTGTACGAGTTCCTGCACAAGAATAAGGCGACCCAGGATATGGCTAGAGAGTTCGGGACCGGGGAAGAGGCGTCGAGCAGCGGCGAGGCAGTGAGCAGGTACATAAAGCAGTACAGCAAGGTGGTGCCGAAGGCAATGGGAATACTGATAAAACAGCCACACCTGTTGCTTAAGTACCCGGAGCTGCTTAAAGTGCCGCTGGCACACAGAACGAAGGACCTCCTCAAAATACTGGACTTCAGCAGAGAGTTGACGGGAGTAGCCCTGGAAGTGCTGCTAAACAGCTTCAAGTACCTGGGAGAAGAGTACGTGAAGCCGGTGAAAGAGTTCGTGGTAGACCTATCGGAGAAAATGACGTCGGAGGGAGAGTGGAGCCTATCGCATGTGGCGCTGTTTGAGAAGCTGGTAAGACTGGTGACAAAAATGGTCGCCTCCAAAAAGTACCTTAACGGACTAATGAGCGAAGAACAAGGGTCGGAATCGCTTAAGAAGACAATAGTCGTGGCAAACAGGCTGGCAACAGAGGAATCACGACTGAGAATAGCAACAAATAAGATGAACATAGCAATAGTGGACACGTTGCTGAGTCTGAGAGGAGTAGGAGAAAAAGGAGAGGAAAGGAGGGAACTGAGGACACAAGAGTTCGCAACaaaggagctggagcagctgctgacgagCCAGTGCGGAAAGTTCGAGATCCTGGACGAGAAGAGGGAAAGCAGACTGGCGCTGGGAGCACTGAGCGTGCTGGACCTGCAAATATATCAATCATTCAAGCAAATATTCgaagaaaaaagaaagaTAAGAAAAGTTAAGAGGAACGTAAAtaaggaaaagaaggaaacgGAACAGGAAAGTAGTAAGGAAAATGGTTCAGGAATAAATAAGGACGGTAACACATTAGCCAATATGGTCAACGGTACATTATCCAGCAAAGACAGTGGTACAGGAATAAATAAGGAAAATGGGTCAAAAGTAGACCAAACCTATAAAATAGGAAATGTAGAGgaaagaaaaaggaaaagggaaAGCGAGGAAAAGGGACTGTTCGAAAACCACCTGATACACTGGAACCTGGTGACCGAAGAGTGTATGGACGCACTGGAGTTCATAGCGAAGATGTACATGGGATTCCAGTACCTGCCGCAaacgaagctgctgctaATATCAGagtacttcttcttccacgGAGCGACGATGACGAACATGGAAAGCAGAGAGATAAAGAGAAGACTTCTGTCAGGAAACAACACGGTGAAGTGGGAAGCGTCAACGTTCATATACGAGTTTAACAAGGCGAAACAGAAGAAGGCATACACATGAGAAAAGAAGTAGCTACACCCCCatggaaaattaaaagCTACACattagtgtaaaataagtggaaaataaatgtaaataaaagtaaatatacaaacataggtaaaatataaagtattatgataaaatgaaGGTAGTTTTGGGACTAGTACTGGTGTCAACAGCAATATCAGGATTGACAGGGACAGCTGAAGGGGATTCCGAACAAAAAAACATAGTTGAGACGAAGATAACAGAAAGCTTCAAGGACATGTACGCACACCTGGGATACGTGTCACACTACATAGGGAAAAGAGCCTCGGAAATAGCAGAAAATCATAAAATCAACGAAAAGGTATTAAAAAGAATACAGGAGCTGAGTAGCAGGAATTGCGCAATACTGGGACTGAAGGATAGAGAACAAATACCGTACCTGAAGAGCACTCGGGAGCTGAACGAAAAATACAAGGAAGGAAAGGAAGAAACGTACagggacctgaagaaggtggagtCGGACATAGGAAAGGCACTGAGAAACATATCAGAAATggtaaaaatatggaaaagACACTTCGAAGGGAGAACCGAGTCTTCAGACTGGAAAAGGGAACTGGCGAGAAACGAGTACGTGTACCCACTGCTGTTCAACGACTACCTGCTCATATTCTACGAAATAGCAGGAAAGATAGTGGAAGCGTACAAAGTGGAGCCGAGAGAAGCAGACGGAGAAGAAATGTACGCCAAAGGAATATTCCTGGAGGGCCTCAAAGCGGAAAGCAGGAGGAAAGGCTTCGTGTCGGCGAAGGAAGACATGGAGTTCGCGGACCTGACGAAATCAACGTTCGTGCCTAACACATTGCTGCTGGAACGAGTATTCTACGACATGGAAAGACAAATACCGGAGTGCTCAGACCAAATGGAAACAGTGATGTCAGTATTCCACAAATACAAAAGAAATATGGAActgatgtaaaataatgtaatagTAGAATTAAGTAAACGGGAATTGAAATAGTAGTTAGTATGCGTGTATCAATGTGTGTAAGGAAAGTAGTTTTACActgaaaaaaaaattgaaatgaAGATAAGGAGAAAGGTAAAGAAATAGATAGCCGTGGGGTGTTGAGAAGAGGAAGCGAAAAGctgaaaataattattataataagACCATAGGAAATGCAGATTagtatttgtgtaaaatataattgaaAGATaggtaaaagtaaaataattgtgtaaaatagaagaataCTAAAAAGAAATCGGAGCAAGAAAATGAGATTCTCAGTTGTAAGTGTGGCAATATGCCTACACATTGTGACATTAGTCGAGTCAGTAGATGAAGACACGGAATCTGATTCGTTCCAAGAAAGGAATTCGGAAGATAAGGAGCTGGATCACCTAGGgctgttgaacttgttgGACGTAGAAAATA from Theileria orientalis strain Shintoku DNA, chromosome 1, complete genome encodes the following:
- a CDS encoding lipoate-protein ligase, which produces MGVYKNISVVFSKETDIYFNLSLENYLLSTYGSGRTSKFGPNSPLLYLWRNSPCVIVGRNQNVWSECNLENIKEDVKIVRRFTGGGAVYQDLGNTCFTFISDSKNYNFQNNSELICAAVSKLIVGQKCEPTGRNDLCVNGLKFSGAAFKVLPNAALHHGTLLININKGSLEKYLTPEKSKLAKHNVKSVEARVTNLAQFKPDVTHSEVWNAIVQEAMDFYGVKEKEVYEVDYSSEFCKESSFKDCYDKLTDKQWIFGKRLMDPKTYKNRFDFGSVEFCLDVKEDTVENVYIYSDMLNADLIDYMNGKFNEGPFKMNAEEFKKKFEDAECPNGGEAIEQIKSWLLNQLSNKE
- a CDS encoding uncharacterized protein (Pinin/SDK/memA protein domain containing protein): MTDHVTLQNEIRSLVQERKSLNLLLKRLSNQMSNFNEGDSNVLLSSKVLNQSSIESRRKPKDSEDFKDYEPEKRPRVEEDTETVHRHKRLMKVGLFGYLQKAKDALVKEKDDESAVKHLEKDKLIDNKLEERQKKQSSILAKDIEEQYNTSKQKLEALELNLSEKQTQLMRIKLKDHYENMKNFIATSTQPTIFWVPHRFNDQLESLRASTRSFVGKKIEIIDSTDYFS
- a CDS encoding uncharacterized protein (tubulin binding cofactor C domain containing protein), producing MDYDLEGCENLDYAQSLLVKSKTAESDSEIRDLIFKSENLIKELFSSSYPGQPNPSMYKTLNAALTILNDKNQRNSNTNKFSFKSLRGKPVKFSEPKADEPQEPTHSPLGRPELVYDENCIIKNINDKRIFRFLNSGKLGYVNIENAQNSDIILINVADSSFIYNVKNCIIWLSIANSSVMLDNVSDSVIITCSRQLRVSNSKNVKFFTNTVTPPIIEMSKNLSFSTNHLTYEGFEDHLKMSDLSGDFLESQDSIKDFSWHHPQKSPNWETMEAKPEHTITICTSDDENELNFQSFSEFDWQILKTL
- a CDS encoding vesicle transport protein — its product is MCSSIKGSYIYIFAVLLLSSTTKIYGISVTLTPKETRCFVSNAAVGDKIIGSVGLVPADAVVQINLFKVENNLVTARLDRPVKGLDFANINYDVAENGFYSLCLSNEHSDLVTFVVSFRVETVTNKGMSSLSTVEDMKGVITYADRLLTTTREIMERMEAYSTREYLLSKVINRMNSRIVTWSLIQMVVVIGLCCYQIYHISSFFEVKSFV
- a CDS encoding ribonucleoside reductase, with protein sequence MSAVRTYSFLPNSGLEAVQDRESLLKENKNRWVMFPVEYDTFWAMYKEVENNFWAAEDFIFSEDKSSLDSLTAPLLDCLNRLLSYHVMLDNSFFCRPADITLDLLSDVQAAEARAFYGFQLTDENIHSETVGSMFQNLGRGLDMLSGSDKISWLQTLCKGSRSFFRRILLCVISKLLFSCSFSVLRDFLVKDRHVPTHTSALDAMKTDRHIHVRFAHCVFLLLEYKMLESEVFDLVREATRLEFEFCCNALPLDFMDLSKDHLQAYIEHSANNVLSVSGYKPLFNPDYDVDWLSPPRVDLSIQKQQQSKPIQNEVVTTTEIKFDEDF